A stretch of Mucilaginibacter terrae DNA encodes these proteins:
- a CDS encoding SusD/RagB family nutrient-binding outer membrane lipoprotein has product MLRKLKYIIPAVLLMTSCKKQLDINTNPYAPTAVTEAHLLTGIERGLGNATSQNGLSYALEVYTHRITVREAPNGYGLTGNDISWGDFYVTVLTNTDFLIAEGTKNGNLQYAGIGEIIKAYAYSLLVDVYGDVPYSEVNKLVSDKITNPKFDKGSEIYPQLITLLNKGIADLNASASNVKKPGVDDLIYGGSIAKWEKAANSIKLKLLLQQRKIKNVTADVNALIATNKLISTTAESFLLPHGPNGATDDRNAGFSEYYASQRTKNVSPWFYEILKGYNPKIYTGITDPRVPYYIYNQLRTASTTTPNPSEYRDGRFLSIYFGSTGPNAGQSQQNYMSLSGIYPVGGRYDDGQGGTATAASGTGAAPDRFITYADVLFMQAELINTGVITGNARTTFQAAVNEAFKQVDYVITTYVKPTTQTVPALVGASATNAYITAVMAQFDAKPAQQLEQILTQKWISSFGFAVDAYTDNRRTGFPVMFDPSNTEQAPGGRVQPPVSGNPSQPVQPSVPVQATKKFPLTLPWPQDELNSNSNAPAQKVDPSTYKPFWLP; this is encoded by the coding sequence ATGTTACGAAAATTAAAATATATTATACCTGCTGTTTTGCTGATGACATCATGCAAAAAGCAACTCGATATTAATACTAACCCATATGCACCTACAGCGGTAACTGAAGCACATTTACTTACCGGTATTGAAAGAGGGCTGGGTAATGCAACTTCCCAAAATGGCCTTTCTTATGCATTAGAGGTTTATACACATCGTATTACCGTTCGCGAAGCTCCTAACGGATACGGCTTAACAGGCAATGATATTTCCTGGGGTGATTTTTATGTTACTGTATTAACAAACACAGATTTCCTTATTGCAGAAGGTACTAAAAATGGGAACCTGCAATATGCCGGAATTGGTGAAATTATTAAGGCATATGCATATAGCTTATTAGTTGATGTTTACGGCGACGTGCCTTATTCAGAAGTTAATAAACTTGTTTCGGATAAAATAACTAATCCTAAATTTGATAAGGGATCAGAAATTTATCCTCAGCTTATAACTTTACTTAACAAAGGTATTGCCGATCTTAACGCAAGCGCAAGCAACGTTAAAAAACCTGGCGTAGATGATTTAATTTACGGTGGTAGCATTGCTAAATGGGAAAAAGCAGCTAACTCAATTAAATTAAAACTGCTTTTGCAACAACGCAAAATTAAAAACGTTACCGCCGATGTAAATGCGTTAATTGCAACTAATAAATTAATTAGCACTACAGCCGAGAGCTTTTTATTACCTCACGGCCCTAACGGCGCTACCGACGACCGCAATGCTGGCTTTAGCGAATACTATGCGTCTCAACGTACTAAGAACGTAAGCCCATGGTTTTATGAAATTTTGAAAGGTTATAATCCTAAAATTTACACAGGCATCACTGATCCACGTGTACCTTACTACATTTATAACCAATTAAGAACCGCATCAACCACTACACCCAACCCAAGTGAATATAGAGATGGCAGATTCTTATCAATCTACTTTGGTTCTACCGGTCCTAATGCTGGCCAATCGCAACAGAATTATATGTCATTATCGGGTATTTATCCGGTAGGTGGACGCTATGATGATGGACAAGGCGGTACTGCAACGGCAGCGAGTGGTACTGGTGCTGCGCCAGATCGTTTTATAACATATGCAGATGTTCTGTTTATGCAAGCTGAGCTTATAAACACCGGAGTAATAACCGGAAATGCCAGAACTACTTTCCAGGCAGCGGTAAATGAAGCATTTAAACAAGTTGATTATGTAATTACAACTTATGTTAAGCCTACAACTCAAACGGTTCCGGCATTAGTTGGAGCATCTGCCACAAATGCATATATAACCGCAGTAATGGCGCAGTTTGACGCAAAACCAGCTCAACAATTAGAGCAAATTTTGACTCAAAAATGGATATCAAGTTTTGGATTTGCTGTGGATGCTTATACAGATAATCGCAGAACAGGATTTCCGGTAATGTTTGATCCTTCAAACACAGAGCAAGCTCCGGGCGGTAGGGTACAACCTCCGGTTAGCGGTAACCCAAGTCAGCCGGTACAACCGTCTGTTCCCGTTCAGGCGACTAAAAAATTCCCGCTTACTTTGCCTTGGCCGCAAGATGAGTTGAATAGTAATTCAAACGCACCGGCGCAAAAAGTTGATCCTTCAACCTATAAGCCTTTCTGGTTACCATAA
- a CDS encoding TonB-dependent receptor domain-containing protein, which produces MKTRLVLTVATKNTAFVLTASQLNQNGYMTNQDFKRSNISLGGSSKLANGLNVRGNLSYARTDQSGGNFGETQSGAPSLFSRSLFLGRNWDLDLPFEDKNGNSIIYAGAGQFDNPLWSAKYNLNNTASERFIANMRADYDVTKWVNLSFALGSNTFTNDRREVIEISSRAAQGLGSLVVDNYRKQEIESTFLANFHPKIATDFSLNGSLGLNFNQRTITDLTNVGNQFIERGYHTLTNTVQKLIGEDSYSRRRIFGLFGEATLGYKNYAFVTVTGRNDWSSTLPSNNRSYFYPAVQGTFVFTDALDIKSDILDYGKLRASWSKVGRDADPYNLIANFGYNPNYLGQPSLGISARAYDPNLKPEFTKEVELGTELSFFHQRINLDFTYYNKNSSNLIVPITTPTSTGYSEYYTNLGGINNKGIEVMLTVKPVMSRSVNWTVSAALTNNKNTVTSLTQGITRYSLGYLGFAEPGLPYAYFRGTVAARDDAGNYLINPATGLLIEATEPANIGNPNPKYKLGLTNTVSYKGFSLSALIDYTKGGDVYSTTIVNELGRGTAKITEDRESTWVIPGVYGDPNTQQPILVNGSKVQNTTRVPTNDLYFGTSFATNGPTEFAIYDGTVYRLREVSLGYNLPKGLLKKTPFGNVRFSLTGRNLWFFAPNVPKGTNFDPETGSFGSGANQGIELSTAPTVKRYGFNLNVTF; this is translated from the coding sequence TTGAAAACTCGGTTAGTATTAACGGTGGCGACGAAAAATACCGCATTTGTGTTAACTGCTTCACAGTTAAACCAAAACGGATACATGACCAACCAGGACTTTAAACGTTCAAACATATCATTAGGTGGTAGCTCAAAACTGGCAAATGGTTTAAATGTTCGCGGTAACTTAAGTTATGCCCGTACCGATCAATCGGGCGGTAATTTTGGTGAAACACAAAGCGGTGCACCTTCACTATTTTCACGTAGCTTGTTCTTAGGCCGTAACTGGGATTTGGATCTGCCTTTTGAAGACAAAAACGGCAACAGCATTATTTACGCAGGTGCCGGCCAGTTTGACAACCCGCTTTGGTCTGCCAAATACAATCTTAATAATACTGCCTCTGAGCGTTTTATTGCCAACATGCGAGCCGACTATGATGTTACCAAATGGGTAAACTTATCGTTTGCATTAGGTAGCAACACATTTACTAATGATCGCCGCGAGGTAATTGAAATTAGCTCGAGAGCTGCGCAAGGCTTAGGTAGCTTAGTTGTAGATAACTACCGCAAGCAAGAGATCGAATCGACATTTTTGGCAAACTTCCACCCAAAAATCGCAACAGATTTCAGTCTTAACGGTTCATTAGGTTTAAACTTTAACCAGCGTACCATTACCGATTTAACAAACGTAGGCAATCAGTTTATTGAACGCGGATACCATACTTTAACCAATACAGTACAAAAATTAATTGGTGAAGACAGCTATTCAAGAAGAAGAATCTTTGGTTTGTTTGGTGAGGCAACCCTCGGTTACAAAAATTATGCATTCGTTACCGTTACAGGCCGTAATGACTGGTCATCAACTTTACCATCAAACAACAGAAGCTATTTTTATCCTGCGGTACAAGGTACTTTCGTATTTACAGATGCCCTGGATATTAAAAGTGACATATTGGACTACGGCAAGTTGAGAGCAAGCTGGTCAAAAGTAGGTAGAGATGCCGATCCTTATAACCTAATTGCCAACTTTGGTTACAATCCTAATTACTTAGGTCAGCCATCTTTAGGCATCAGTGCAAGAGCTTATGATCCTAACCTGAAACCTGAATTTACTAAAGAGGTTGAGTTAGGTACTGAATTAAGTTTCTTCCACCAAAGAATTAACCTGGATTTCACCTACTACAATAAAAACTCATCTAACCTGATTGTGCCTATCACAACTCCAACCAGTACAGGTTACTCAGAGTATTACACTAACCTTGGTGGAATAAACAATAAAGGTATTGAGGTAATGTTAACGGTTAAACCGGTTATGTCAAGATCTGTTAACTGGACAGTATCAGCAGCCCTTACCAATAACAAAAACACGGTTACGAGCTTAACCCAAGGTATAACCAGATATAGCCTCGGTTATCTTGGCTTTGCTGAACCAGGATTACCTTATGCCTATTTCAGAGGCACAGTTGCCGCGCGCGACGACGCAGGTAATTATTTGATTAACCCGGCAACAGGTTTACTTATTGAAGCAACAGAGCCTGCTAACATTGGCAACCCTAACCCTAAATACAAACTGGGTTTAACTAATACTGTGAGTTACAAAGGCTTTAGCTTATCTGCATTAATTGATTATACTAAAGGCGGAGACGTTTACTCAACCACCATTGTTAACGAATTAGGCCGCGGTACTGCTAAAATTACTGAAGACAGGGAATCAACCTGGGTAATTCCGGGGGTATACGGTGATCCAAATACGCAACAACCTATTTTAGTAAATGGTAGTAAAGTACAAAACACAACCCGTGTACCAACAAACGATTTATACTTTGGTACCAGCTTTGCCACAAACGGCCCAACTGAATTTGCTATATACGATGGTACAGTTTACCGTTTAAGAGAAGTAAGCCTTGGTTACAATCTCCCTAAAGGTTTACTTAAGAAAACTCCATTTGGCAATGTGCGTTTTAGCTTAACAGGCCGTAATCTTTGGTTCTTTGCACCTAATGTACCAAAAGGTACAAACTTTGATCCTGAAACCGGCAGCTTCGGAAGCGGTGCCAACCAGGGTATTGAGCTTTCTACAGCGCCAACAGTTAAGCGCTATGGATTTAACCTTAATGTTACCTTCTAA
- the recQ gene encoding DNA helicase RecQ encodes MTPSEALHKYYGYTKFRHQQEAIIQQVLSGGDALVLMPTGGGKSLCYQLPAVLLPGLTIVISPLIALMKDQVDSLNLTGIPAAYLNSTQNSGEQQNIISRLKSGKIKLLYLAPERLFSSESRLVSFLKSLTVSLIAIDEAHCISHWGHDFRPEYLMLAHFKTEFPLIPVIALTATADKLTQQDIKDKLALHNPAEFVSSFNRPNISYTVAPKKNSFDQLLKFLDKHKDDSGIIYCLSRQGTEDLAANLRAQGYQADAYHAGLTVETKSRNQDKFLRDEVKIMVATIAFGMGINKSNVRYVVHYDLPKNIEGYYQETGRAGRDGLPSEALLFFSAGDVFKLQGFARVEGNEEQSRIMLKKLDDMAKYCKLQTCRRQYLMHYFNEPFPDNCGSCDVCLTEFKKFDGTILAQKALSAVVRLNQRFGTNYVIDLLRGSRSEKIREEHKRLKTYGIGKDVSKADWQLYIAQLVTQGLLQVTEDDYPVLKLTPASDAVLKGQQTVEFILVENVETSTEIQVPIYEAGLLQDLKSIRYNLAMGENVPAYLIVSDATLLEIATYLPQTPNELSRISGFGEVKLVRYGDAFLQATLAYCHQHNLKSLIDAKQVKRASKSRAAKASGPTATQRESFDLYRAGLSISDIAKQRNLSPTTVESHLCNFIQSGEMNVSELVASEKMPAIKDAIESYGADRLSPLKEILGEGYTYAEIKAVVSWMKRED; translated from the coding sequence ATGACCCCATCAGAGGCACTACATAAATACTACGGCTATACCAAATTTCGCCACCAGCAAGAGGCTATTATTCAACAGGTTTTAAGCGGGGGCGATGCATTGGTGCTGATGCCTACGGGTGGAGGTAAATCATTATGCTACCAGTTGCCTGCGGTTTTACTGCCGGGGTTAACCATCGTTATATCGCCATTAATAGCCCTGATGAAAGACCAGGTAGACAGCCTGAACCTCACTGGTATACCGGCGGCTTACCTCAATTCAACCCAAAACAGCGGTGAGCAGCAGAATATTATAAGCCGGTTAAAATCAGGCAAAATCAAGCTTTTATACCTTGCCCCCGAACGCCTTTTTAGTTCAGAAAGCAGGCTGGTAAGCTTCCTTAAATCATTAACGGTTAGCTTGATTGCTATTGACGAGGCACATTGTATTTCGCACTGGGGGCACGATTTCAGGCCGGAGTACCTGATGCTGGCTCATTTTAAAACTGAGTTTCCGTTAATACCGGTTATTGCCCTCACCGCTACGGCCGATAAGCTTACCCAGCAGGACATCAAAGATAAACTTGCCCTGCATAACCCGGCCGAGTTTGTATCCTCATTTAACCGGCCCAATATTAGTTACACCGTTGCGCCTAAAAAGAACAGCTTTGACCAGTTACTTAAATTTTTAGATAAGCATAAAGACGATTCGGGTATTATCTATTGCCTTTCGCGCCAGGGCACCGAAGATTTGGCGGCCAACCTGCGGGCACAAGGCTACCAGGCCGATGCCTATCATGCCGGACTAACCGTTGAAACCAAATCCCGCAACCAGGATAAGTTTTTGCGCGATGAGGTAAAGATCATGGTGGCTACTATTGCCTTTGGCATGGGCATCAACAAATCGAACGTGCGCTATGTGGTGCATTATGATTTACCCAAGAATATTGAAGGCTATTACCAGGAAACCGGTCGTGCCGGGCGTGATGGGCTGCCGTCGGAAGCGCTCCTATTCTTTTCGGCCGGGGATGTGTTTAAGCTACAAGGGTTTGCCCGGGTTGAAGGCAACGAAGAGCAAAGCCGTATTATGCTTAAAAAGCTGGATGATATGGCCAAATACTGCAAGCTGCAAACTTGCAGGCGCCAATACCTAATGCATTATTTTAATGAGCCATTCCCCGATAATTGTGGCTCGTGTGATGTTTGTTTAACCGAGTTTAAAAAATTTGACGGTACGATATTAGCCCAAAAAGCATTATCGGCCGTGGTAAGACTGAACCAGCGTTTCGGCACCAATTATGTGATCGATCTGCTGCGCGGATCGCGGAGCGAGAAGATACGCGAGGAGCATAAACGACTTAAAACCTATGGTATAGGCAAGGACGTAAGCAAAGCCGACTGGCAACTCTATATAGCTCAATTGGTAACCCAAGGATTATTGCAGGTTACCGAGGATGATTACCCGGTGCTCAAACTCACCCCGGCAAGCGATGCCGTTTTAAAAGGCCAGCAAACCGTAGAATTCATATTAGTTGAAAACGTGGAAACCTCCACCGAAATACAGGTTCCGATTTATGAGGCCGGTTTGTTGCAAGACCTCAAATCCATCCGCTACAACCTGGCCATGGGCGAGAACGTGCCGGCTTACCTCATTGTATCTGATGCCACCTTACTCGAAATTGCTACCTATCTGCCGCAAACACCTAATGAGCTAAGCCGTATTTCGGGCTTTGGCGAGGTAAAGCTGGTGCGCTATGGCGATGCCTTTTTGCAGGCTACGCTGGCTTACTGCCATCAGCATAACTTAAAATCATTGATTGATGCCAAGCAGGTTAAACGTGCTTCAAAATCCAGGGCAGCAAAAGCATCGGGACCAACGGCTACGCAGCGCGAAAGTTTTGACTTATACCGTGCCGGGTTAAGTATCAGCGATATTGCCAAACAGCGCAACCTATCGCCAACCACTGTTGAGAGCCACCTGTGCAACTTTATACAAAGCGGCGAAATGAACGTAAGCGAACTGGTAGCTTCCGAAAAAATGCCTGCCATAAAAGATGCCATTGAAAGCTACGGTGCCGACCGCCTCTCCCCTCTCAAAGAGATTTTAGGTGAGGGTTACACCTATGCCGAAATTAAAGCCGTGGTAAGCTGGATGAAACGGGAAGATTAG
- a CDS encoding M14 family metallopeptidase, which translates to MKKLYALLLFLSITCVAFAQALKSPSEFLGYPLGSQYTYHYRIAEYFKYAAQTSKKVKLLQYGSTNEGRPLMVAFVGSEENLARLEEVREHNLHLAGLSNGPATLSNAPGIVWLSYNVHGNEPSSSEAAMQTLYDMINPANSRTQAWLKNTVVVIDPCLNPDGRDRYVNFYNQMRGINPDPNASSREHMEPWPGGRVNHYYFDLNRDWAWQTQKEVQARVALYNKWLPQIHVDFHEQGFNNPYYFAPAAEPFHKDITPWQRDFQTTIGKNNAKYFDQNGWLYFTKEVFDLLYPSYGDTYPLYNGSIGMTYEQGGGPAGGLAVTMRSGDTLTLTDRIAHHHSNGLSTIETASNNNQKMLDEYKKYFDNSRSNPPGAYKTYIIKNDNPDKLAKLAELFDKNLIKYGYGVNKTVNGYNYFNGKYESYNVNAGDMIVNAYQPKAVLLTVLLEPKTFVADSNTYDITAWSLPYAYGLKAYGLTESIKPVSTTPTAKPAPGIANSGAYAYVSGWQSVQDVKFMTALLQKGIKIRSASQAFEMGGKKFTAGSLIITRAGNTRADFDKVVNETAVALGRTLTPISTGFVDKGADLGSSAVGFITKPRVMLVSGEGVSANDMGEVWHFFEQQIGYPVSVVRYQDLSRIKLSDFDVAIFPDGRYSNFPVERIQNWISDGGKLIAMGGAINQFADKKGFALKSKDDKKEDKGGKKPDLSPYDGRDRESIKNNVPGAIYKVYLDNTHPLGYGYPSYYYTLKLGDEIYDYLDDGNVNVGVFKKDSYVTGFAGEKAKAKLSTGLIFGVENVGRGSIVYLTDDPLFRSFWENGKLLFSNAIFMVN; encoded by the coding sequence ATGAAGAAATTATACGCTCTACTACTTTTTTTGAGCATTACCTGTGTTGCATTTGCCCAGGCGCTGAAATCGCCATCTGAGTTTTTAGGTTACCCATTGGGAAGCCAGTACACCTACCATTACCGCATTGCCGAGTACTTTAAGTATGCTGCGCAAACATCTAAAAAAGTAAAATTGCTACAGTATGGTTCAACTAATGAAGGCAGGCCGTTAATGGTAGCTTTTGTTGGCAGTGAGGAAAACTTAGCCCGGTTAGAAGAAGTGCGTGAGCATAACCTGCATTTGGCCGGTTTAAGCAATGGGCCTGCAACATTAAGCAATGCACCGGGCATAGTTTGGTTAAGCTATAACGTACACGGTAACGAACCCAGCAGCAGCGAGGCCGCCATGCAAACTTTGTATGATATGATTAACCCTGCCAACAGCCGTACACAGGCTTGGCTGAAAAATACTGTAGTGGTTATCGATCCTTGCTTAAACCCTGATGGACGCGACCGTTACGTGAACTTTTATAACCAGATGCGCGGTATTAACCCCGATCCAAACGCCTCATCGCGCGAGCACATGGAGCCTTGGCCGGGCGGCAGGGTAAACCACTATTATTTTGACTTAAATCGTGACTGGGCATGGCAAACACAAAAAGAAGTTCAAGCACGTGTAGCTTTATATAACAAGTGGCTGCCGCAAATTCATGTTGATTTTCACGAGCAGGGATTTAATAACCCGTATTATTTTGCACCTGCGGCAGAGCCATTCCACAAGGATATTACCCCATGGCAGCGTGATTTTCAAACCACTATTGGTAAAAACAATGCCAAATATTTTGACCAGAATGGCTGGCTGTATTTTACTAAGGAAGTGTTCGATCTGCTGTACCCATCATACGGTGATACTTACCCGCTTTACAATGGCTCAATTGGTATGACCTACGAGCAGGGTGGAGGCCCGGCTGGTGGTTTGGCAGTTACTATGCGCAGCGGCGATACCCTAACCCTTACCGACCGTATTGCCCACCATCACTCTAACGGCTTGAGCACTATTGAAACCGCATCAAATAATAATCAAAAGATGCTGGATGAGTACAAAAAGTATTTTGATAATAGCCGCAGCAATCCACCAGGGGCGTATAAAACTTACATTATTAAAAATGATAACCCCGACAAACTGGCTAAGCTGGCCGAATTGTTTGATAAAAATTTGATTAAATACGGCTACGGCGTTAACAAAACGGTGAACGGTTACAACTATTTTAATGGCAAATACGAAAGCTATAATGTTAATGCAGGCGATATGATCGTGAATGCCTATCAGCCTAAAGCGGTTTTACTAACGGTGTTGCTGGAGCCTAAAACCTTTGTGGCCGATTCAAATACTTACGATATAACAGCTTGGTCGTTACCTTACGCCTACGGATTAAAGGCTTATGGTCTTACTGAGTCAATAAAACCTGTAAGCACTACGCCTACTGCTAAACCGGCACCTGGCATTGCCAATTCGGGCGCTTATGCGTATGTATCCGGGTGGCAATCGGTACAGGATGTAAAGTTTATGACGGCTTTACTGCAAAAGGGAATCAAAATACGTTCGGCCTCACAAGCATTTGAAATGGGTGGAAAAAAATTTACCGCAGGCTCGTTAATTATTACCCGCGCCGGTAATACCCGGGCTGATTTTGATAAAGTGGTTAACGAAACGGCAGTGGCCTTGGGCCGCACGCTTACTCCCATCAGCACCGGTTTTGTTGATAAAGGTGCTGATTTGGGTTCGAGCGCCGTTGGTTTTATTACCAAGCCGAGAGTGATGCTGGTATCGGGCGAGGGCGTATCGGCCAATGACATGGGCGAGGTATGGCACTTTTTTGAACAGCAGATAGGCTATCCTGTATCAGTAGTGCGTTACCAGGATTTAAGCCGTATTAAACTAAGCGATTTTGACGTGGCTATATTCCCCGACGGACGTTACAGCAACTTCCCAGTCGAGCGTATACAAAACTGGATAAGTGATGGCGGTAAACTTATTGCCATGGGAGGAGCCATCAACCAGTTTGCCGATAAAAAAGGTTTCGCCTTGAAAAGTAAAGATGACAAGAAAGAGGATAAAGGCGGTAAAAAGCCCGACCTGTCGCCCTATGATGGCCGCGACCGTGAATCGATCAAAAACAACGTACCCGGAGCTATATACAAGGTTTACTTAGATAATACCCATCCGCTGGGCTACGGCTATCCAAGCTACTATTACACTCTTAAATTGGGTGATGAAATTTACGATTACCTCGACGATGGCAATGTGAATGTGGGCGTGTTTAAAAAGGACAGCTATGTAACGGGCTTTGCCGGCGAAAAAGCAAAAGCCAAACTTAGCACCGGTTTGATTTTTGGTGTGGAGAATGTAGGTCGTGGCTCCATAGTTTATTTGACCGATGATCCGCTTTTCCGCAGTTTTTGGGAGAATGGTAAGCTGTTATTTAGTAATGCGATTTTTATGGTAAATTAA
- a CDS encoding gliding motility-associated C-terminal domain-containing protein produces MNAFAQQDVEFHLNAHLLQGKNIIKVKRDFNDPYLWVLAQNNEVFRINSIDNTVTNYTAFFNIYNNFNLIDIAGVNKDTVFVATNSPNVIAYNNGTIRFIGVNNGLTGNVHSLGVDYSGSYLDNLTRRIPSNHSISIATATGMHHYDYRQQVMLPGSSNVPTTVYEATYRAEMVRATEAGNFPGLPFNYPAFALSLGTYGGYLYYGGAYGTINTAYYTEYPARPGIGFMNFYWGTENGLFQNGTAYSNNPNSPQKHYLDGINVNKITSLYGLKSFGTPQNEGLIKEILLVATDKGLYFSNSGYGKFSTGPLNVYDFYFYADIGNIKINHVTSNNVVNTSPVCEDGVWVASVNGLYLLKPDFGKYINPQQYQAIQFQNQPFTVTQRDICSGTTTTATVNSISYSGNSIQWYKDGVQLPAQSGTDLIIDKSGDYYAVLYDPCSTFHVESNHLKVNVISSPTADLLYPDLIQACSGSTINLAIATNPNFQYRWYKDGALTGNITGSLNTTQSGKFKYEVSACSGNWISSKEVEVKFINLASPVINSDKTAYCIGEIATLSVNVSQSPDYDINWLYNGAPLAGKLNSTSISTTDAGTYNVYLSSKILNCTGPPSGKAISFDAIPTLSIQQSSNTTFCNGETVNLKATYSNGNIKWSTGETSDNISVTTSGSYSATVKTAAGCEFNQSINVNFLPNPVISIPDARLCEYSREQITLTAPAGFAKYIWNGIAGSRNFVTNKSGVVTLVVTDANGCKASESITINNYCKDILLPNTFTPNGDGVNDTWQIIGLSSDLSTLVKVFNRNGEMVFESRGYPTAWNGQHKGKKLPAGAYYYIISTRSSKQVLSGSVTIIY; encoded by the coding sequence ATGAATGCCTTCGCTCAGCAGGATGTTGAATTTCACCTGAATGCTCATTTATTGCAAGGAAAAAATATCATAAAAGTTAAAAGAGATTTTAATGACCCCTACTTATGGGTGTTAGCGCAGAACAATGAGGTTTTTCGTATTAATAGTATTGATAATACTGTTACTAATTATACCGCCTTTTTTAACATTTACAACAACTTTAACCTTATTGATATTGCAGGGGTAAATAAAGATACCGTGTTTGTGGCAACTAACTCACCGAATGTAATTGCCTATAATAACGGAACAATTAGATTTATTGGTGTAAATAATGGCTTAACAGGCAACGTACATTCATTAGGTGTAGATTATTCAGGTTCGTATTTAGATAATCTCACGCGAAGGATTCCATCAAACCACAGCATTAGTATAGCCACCGCAACCGGAATGCACCATTATGATTACCGACAGCAAGTTATGCTTCCCGGATCGTCAAATGTGCCAACGACCGTGTATGAAGCTACATATAGGGCAGAAATGGTTAGGGCCACCGAGGCCGGCAATTTCCCCGGACTGCCATTTAATTACCCTGCATTTGCCTTGTCATTAGGCACCTATGGTGGTTACTTATATTATGGCGGAGCTTATGGAACAATTAATACAGCTTATTATACCGAATACCCGGCACGTCCTGGTATTGGATTTATGAATTTTTACTGGGGTACAGAAAATGGTTTATTTCAAAATGGCACCGCATATTCAAATAATCCAAATTCACCACAGAAACATTATCTGGATGGGATAAATGTAAATAAAATCACATCATTGTATGGACTAAAGAGTTTTGGAACCCCTCAAAATGAAGGACTTATAAAAGAAATTCTTTTAGTTGCAACGGATAAAGGATTGTATTTCAGCAATTCGGGATACGGAAAATTCAGCACAGGTCCACTCAATGTTTACGATTTCTATTTTTATGCTGATATTGGTAATATCAAAATTAACCACGTAACTTCAAACAATGTTGTTAATACAAGCCCCGTATGTGAGGATGGCGTTTGGGTGGCATCGGTAAATGGCCTTTATCTTTTAAAGCCCGACTTTGGTAAATATATAAATCCGCAGCAATACCAAGCAATACAATTCCAAAATCAACCATTTACAGTTACTCAACGCGACATTTGTTCCGGTACAACAACTACTGCCACTGTTAATTCCATTTCTTATTCAGGAAACAGTATTCAATGGTATAAAGACGGTGTGCAACTACCTGCGCAAAGTGGTACAGATCTCATTATTGATAAATCAGGAGACTATTATGCCGTTTTGTACGATCCTTGTTCAACTTTTCATGTTGAAAGTAATCATCTTAAAGTAAATGTAATTTCAAGCCCAACGGCTGACTTATTATATCCCGACCTGATACAGGCTTGCAGTGGTTCAACCATTAATCTGGCAATTGCAACTAATCCAAATTTTCAATACCGATGGTACAAAGACGGAGCGTTAACCGGCAACATTACAGGTTCGCTTAATACAACACAATCGGGGAAGTTTAAATATGAAGTAAGTGCCTGTTCAGGCAATTGGATTTCGTCAAAAGAAGTTGAGGTTAAATTTATAAACCTGGCCTCGCCTGTTATTAATTCCGATAAAACGGCTTACTGTATAGGCGAAATAGCCACTTTATCTGTAAACGTTTCACAAAGCCCTGATTATGATATTAACTGGCTCTACAACGGGGCACCGTTAGCAGGAAAGCTAAATTCAACAAGCATAAGTACCACCGATGCAGGCACTTACAACGTTTATTTATCCAGTAAAATTTTGAACTGTACAGGCCCCCCTTCGGGTAAAGCCATAAGTTTTGATGCCATACCTACATTAAGTATTCAACAGAGTAGCAATACCACGTTTTGTAACGGCGAAACCGTAAACTTAAAGGCTACCTACAGTAACGGTAATATAAAATGGTCTACCGGTGAAACCTCTGATAACATCTCGGTTACAACATCCGGATCATACTCGGCCACTGTAAAAACTGCTGCCGGGTGTGAATTTAATCAAAGCATAAATGTTAATTTTTTACCTAATCCTGTAATTAGCATTCCGGATGCAAGGTTGTGCGAGTACTCGCGCGAGCAAATAACTTTAACCGCACCAGCGGGCTTTGCTAAATATATATGGAATGGCATAGCCGGCTCACGTAACTTTGTAACCAATAAATCGGGGGTTGTAACTTTGGTTGTTACCGACGCAAATGGCTGCAAAGCCTCTGAAAGTATAACCATCAACAATTACTGTAAAGACATTTTACTACCTAATACCTTTACACCCAATGGCGATGGTGTAAATGATACCTGGCAAATCATAGGCTTAAGTAGCGACCTTAGCACTTTGGTAAAAGTTTTTAATCGTAATGGTGAAATGGTGTTTGAAAGCCGCGGCTATCCAACAGCCTGGAACGGCCAGCACAAAGGAAAAAAATTACCGGCTGGCGCTTATTACTACATCATAAGCACCAGAAGCAGTAAGCAAGTTTTAAGTGGTTCGGTTACCATCATTTATTAA